Proteins encoded together in one Diabrotica undecimpunctata isolate CICGRU chromosome 3, icDiaUnde3, whole genome shotgun sequence window:
- the LOC140435784 gene encoding activity-regulated cytoskeleton associated protein 1-like: protein MSQNVLLTNEQFQELLSRLLVQNAPVSPSLQSGNLSKCPSRFSGKKGTDVNAFISVVDIYKDCALVSDENAFRGITILCDGKGKWHQDVKANIFTWDELVMLLRIRFGPKKTAYRVHRELFAEEQDRKRTVDVFVCKCKAIIAQIKPGILTESV from the coding sequence ATGAGTCAAAACGTATTGTTAACTAACGAACAATTCCAAGAACTTTTGTCGAGACTGTTGGTACAAAATGCTCCTGTTTCGCCGTCGTTGCAAAGTGGTAATCTTTCGAAATGCCCTTCACGTTTTAGTGGTAAAAAGGGCACCGATGTAAATGCTTTCATTAGTGTCGTAGACATTTATAAAGATTGCGCATTAGTGTCAGACGAAAACGCGTTTCGAGGAATCACAATACTTTGTGATGGTAAAGGCAAATGGCATCAAGACGTTaaagctaatatttttacatggGATGAACTTGTTATGCTTTTAAGAATTAGGTTTGGTCCGAAAAAAACAGCATACCGTGTTCATCGCGAACTGTTTGCTGAGGAACAAGATAGAAAAAGAACAGTTGACGTTTTCGTTTGTAAATGTAAAGCCATAATTGCTCAAATAAAACCAGGTATTCTTACGGAATCGGTTTAA